From one Lolium rigidum isolate FL_2022 chromosome 4, APGP_CSIRO_Lrig_0.1, whole genome shotgun sequence genomic stretch:
- the LOC124647482 gene encoding uncharacterized protein LOC124647482 has translation MPAAAAPAPAPPAPSLDARTGGRVLRRAMGHLLHPASLPPLLLAALLLLLFRSALFAGTLRLSSFADRDPALRSLLLRLSPPAPPSPPPPQHNLPRRRSPFTSSSSLSDDDFLVGALDPASSPASSARNSSYHSVFFTSFSTPTPKPYHIPLAQQLPASGSPFFLAVHNETSSRKPASPRGGELRLLDLTRRDAAAIINLLALLSAAHVLAILGYITVHSIALGTVFASVAGHHLPERRRGFFLSGVAMGTRRLTGFAFLRWATRDAVVQMLCLWFFADVHDQAQLFRLFVVAKLMPFSASANPWLAAAVSGPELDGFFIAWALLDAVVSVLFTVVPWVVAMDRDPRPPGRNAVKEGCYLVSLMATDATLIKCWETVVCGSMGRLIMVTFGGKVLGGFLHSFAEVYFMVVWLMFYFTARCKESRLGGRQFGLEDVAAALN, from the coding sequence ATGCCGGCAgccgccgcgcccgcgcccgcgccgccggcgccgagcctgGACGCGCGCACCGGTGGCCGCGTCCTGCGGCGAGCGATGGGGCACCTCCTTCACCCGGCCTCGCTCCCCCCGCTCCTCCTCGCCGCGCTCCTGCTACTCCTCTTCCGGTCGGCCCTCTTCGCCGGCACGCTGCGCCTCTCCTCCTTTGCCGACCGCGATCCCGCCCTCCGTTCGCTTCTCCTCCGCCTCTCCCCTCCCGCCCCGCCCTCCCCGCCGCCTCCCCAGCACAACCTCCCCCGCCGGCGCTCCCCCTTCACCTCCTCATCCTCCCTCTCCGACGACGACTTTCTCGTTGGAGCCCTCGACCCGGCCTCCTCGCCCGCCTCCAGCGCCCGCAACTCCTCCTACCACAGCgtcttcttcacctccttctccaCCCCCACCCCCAAACCCTACCACATACCCCTCGCCCAGCAGCTCCCCGCATCCGGTTCCCCCTTCTTCCTCGCCGTCCACAACGAGACCTCCTCCAGGAAGCCTGCCTCGCCCCGGGGTGGTGAGCTCAGGCTGCTCGACCTGACAAGGCGGGACGCTGCGGCCATCATCAACCTCCTCGCGCTGCTCTCGGCCGCACATGTGCTGGCCATCCTCGGGTACATCACCGTGCACTCAATTGCTCTCGGTACGGTGTTCGCGTCCGTAGCAGGGCACCACCTGCCTGAGCGGCGGCGGGGGTTCTTCCTCTCCGGTGTCGCCATGGGCACCAGGCGGCTCACTGGGTTCGCATTCCTGCGGTGGGCGACTCGGGATGCGGTTGTGCAGATGCTCTGCCTCTGGTTCTTTGCTGATGTGCACGACCAGGCGCAGCTCTTTAGGCTCTTTGTTGTCGCCAAGCTCATGCCTTTCTCGGCGTCTGCCAACCCGTGGCTTGCTGCAGCCGTTTCTGGCCCAGAGCTCGATGGCTTCTTCATTGCGTGGGCTCTTCTGGATGCAGTTGTCTCCGTGTTGTTCACGGTGGTGCCATGGGTGGTCGCCATGGATCGTGATCCGCGCCCGCCTGGCCGCAATGCTGTCAAGGAAGGCTGCTACCTTGTTTCGCTTATGGCAACCGATGCCACATTGATCAAGTGCTGGGAGACAGTGGTGTGTGGCAGTATGGGGCGCCTCATTATGGTGACATTTGGTGGCAAAGTTCTTGGCGGCTTCCTCCACTCGTTTGCGGAGGTGTACTTCATGGTGGTGTGGCTCATGTTCTACTTCACGGCAAGGTGCAAGGAGTCCCGATTGGGTGGTCGTCAGTTTGGACTGGAGGATGTGGCAGCTGCTCTCAATTGA